The DNA region CTGATTCGCCTGCTGAGCGCGCTTCGCCGCCGCCTTCTTCCTGCGCCCGCCGCCAAAGCTCACTCGATTCGCCCCGATCCGCGTCATCAGCGCGTCCGCCAGCACGAGCACCAACACCAATGCCAACAGCACCGGCATCAGAGGCCGTGGCGGTTTGACAAACGGCCGCTCCCACACACCCGCGAGATCCAGTCGTTCCTCGCCGCCGGTCGCCGCAGCCACCTGACGCAACTCGTCGAGCATCACCGGAGAAAAACGCCACTCCGCACCAGAACTCGCCACCAACGGGCCAAACGCCAACGCCTGGTCACCCAGCGAGATCCCACCACGCACCATCTCGCCCTGCACCAAATCCACCCGCGCCCGGTAACGCCCCGGCTCGATCCGCTCCCACACCACCTGACGCGTCTGCGGCGACTCCGCGCCCATCGCCAGCGACAGCTTTGGCGGGTCTTTGGCAAAACGTTCACTCCACAACGCATCGTCGTACAACAAATCCACCGTCATCACAGATCCATCGATCCTTGAACGCAAGGCCACCCCGCGCGGCACGTCGCTGCCGACCAGCCACCGCCCCAGCGTCTGGACAAAGTCCTCGTACCCCTCCCACCCCAACGTCGCTCCCGCATACTCCGCCCCCAGGGGCATCGACACCGCGGCACAACGCCCCGTCCCACGCGGACCAAATGCCACCAACGGCGCCTGAAACTCATCGACCGACACCAAGGCCTGGCGCGCCCACGGCCGCAAGTAGCTCAAATTATAACCATCCACCTGGTCGAGCCAGTCCGGCGTGCCCGACGCAATTTCCCGCAACGACCCCGTCGCCCGAGTCGGCACCGGGTCCCTCACAAACGCCGCCCGCGCCACCGCCACCGTCTCCTGCGAGAACACATCAGGCAACGCCCCGGCATCCTCGACAAAGAAGATCCGCCCGTCGCCACGCTGCGCGATGTCTTCCAAAAACGCAGCATCCGCGTCCCCTTTGTTGCCGAGCGCGATCACACTCACCGTCGCGCCCTCGGCCCGCATTTCGGCCAGCAGCTCTTTATAGTCGCCAGGCTCTTCGCTGTCGGCCGCATCGGAGAACAAAATCACGTGCTTCTGCGCATGCGGTGCGCGCTTGATTTCATTCCACCCCGCCTTCAGCCCGCTGTAGACAAAAATCCCGCCACCGGTCGATCGGATCCGACGGATCGCTTTCGTAATCGCGTCTCGGTTCTGCACCGCCGGCTGCAACTTCACCATGGTATGCGGACTCGAATCCACGGCAAAGACCGCCATCGCATCCGTCCCACCGAGATGGTTCAACGCATTCGCCGCCCCGCTGTTGGCCAAATCCATCTTGGTCCCACCAGCCACCGCCGCACTCATACTGCCCGAACGGTCCATCACAATGCACAATGCCACCGCCAGCTTGCGGTGCTCGCTGCGCAGCTCCATTGAAACCGGCAACAACTCATCGATCGGCGACGCCGCATACCCCCCCGCCGCGAAACTCTGCCGACCACCCGCCATCATCAAACCACCACCCTGCGACTCGACGAAGAATGGCAACGCGGAAAGAAACGCCCCCGACACCTCCCACGCCGGCACGTTGTTGATCACCACCACGCTCACACCGGTCAAATGGCGAGCCGTCAGGTTCGAGCCATCAGCCACTTCCTCCACCTCGAGCCCCAGCTTGCGCAGCGCGGCCGCCGCCGGATCCGGCTGGTATTTGGTCAGCATCAGAATGCGCCCGCCCGCATCCACCTCGACAAACGATTGCGCCTCGTTGTTGCCCGCATACGCGTCCCCCGCCTCCTGTGGCACCACCTTCGCCTCGTAAAGATAAGCCCGCCCGGCCCTCAACCGATCCGTAAACTGCAACTTGGCCGATCCATTGCGCAACCGCACATCGCGCACCGCCACTTCCACCCCATCGCGCAGCAACTGCAGCTTCAGCGGACCATTCATGTTCCCCGCCAACTCGGCCTCCACCAAAAACGGCTCGCCAGGCTGCACCCGCGACGGCGTTGCCAACCGCTCGACCCGCACGTCCACCGCACTCGGCGGCGGCACAATCCGATAATCCACCGGAATGTTCGCCCGTTGTAAACTCGGCACCAACCCGGCCAGCGGCTCGGTGCTGTAACCATCCGTCACCACCAGAACCCGCGCCGGCCGTCCCTCGTCGTCGCCTTGAGCGCGCGCCGCAGCCGACTGCACGGCCAGCGACGTCCGCGTCAGATGCCGGTCGCTTTCATCCAACCGCGCATCCCCCGCCACCGGGTCGATCTCCACCGCCTCGGCCGCATAATGCACCACCCGCAGACGGTCGCCCCCCATCTTCTTCTCATCCTCAATCAACCCCTCCAACTCCGGCAACTCCGCCTCAATCACCCCGCCCGTCGACGACGACAAATCAGCCAACAACCACAAATCCATCGGCGACCGCCCGAGCTGGGTCATCGGCCGCGTCATCGCCAACACCAACAACACCCAACACGCCAACCGCAACGGACGAAACAACCCCAGCTCACGCCGCCACCAGCCCAATAACAAAAACACAGGCACCAACAACAACCACTCCGGCGACATCAAACTCATTCCGCCCCTCCTTCCCCACACACTCCCCCCACCGCGGACACCACGTCCGCCACCGGGCACCACC from Sulfuriroseicoccus oceanibius includes:
- a CDS encoding vWA domain-containing protein; this encodes MSLMSPEWLLLVPVFLLLGWWRRELGLFRPLRLACWVLLVLAMTRPMTQLGRSPMDLWLLADLSSSTGGVIEAELPELEGLIEDEKKMGGDRLRVVHYAAEAVEIDPVAGDARLDESDRHLTRTSLAVQSAAARAQGDDEGRPARVLVVTDGYSTEPLAGLVPSLQRANIPVDYRIVPPPSAVDVRVERLATPSRVQPGEPFLVEAELAGNMNGPLKLQLLRDGVEVAVRDVRLRNGSAKLQFTDRLRAGRAYLYEAKVVPQEAGDAYAGNNEAQSFVEVDAGGRILMLTKYQPDPAAAALRKLGLEVEEVADGSNLTARHLTGVSVVVINNVPAWEVSGAFLSALPFFVESQGGGLMMAGGRQSFAAGGYAASPIDELLPVSMELRSEHRKLAVALCIVMDRSGSMSAAVAGGTKMDLANSGAANALNHLGGTDAMAVFAVDSSPHTMVKLQPAVQNRDAITKAIRRIRSTGGGIFVYSGLKAGWNEIKRAPHAQKHVILFSDAADSEEPGDYKELLAEMRAEGATVSVIALGNKGDADAAFLEDIAQRGDGRIFFVEDAGALPDVFSQETVAVARAAFVRDPVPTRATGSLREIASGTPDWLDQVDGYNLSYLRPWARQALVSVDEFQAPLVAFGPRGTGRCAAVSMPLGAEYAGATLGWEGYEDFVQTLGRWLVGSDVPRGVALRSRIDGSVMTVDLLYDDALWSERFAKDPPKLSLAMGAESPQTRQVVWERIEPGRYRARVDLVQGEMVRGGISLGDQALAFGPLVASSGAEWRFSPVMLDELRQVAAATGGEERLDLAGVWERPFVKPPRPLMPVLLALVLVLVLADALMTRIGANRVSFGGGRRKKAAAKRAQQANQPTISEVAKMDESTSIPAGVGSRERSGVGSQRSRFERAKKGRR